In Clupea harengus chromosome 23, Ch_v2.0.2, whole genome shotgun sequence, the sequence tctgtctgtttgtgcccGGATGACGTGGCTCCTGCCTTGCTCTGGGGCTTCCTGGGGGCCATGGCTGTGGAGCACAGCTGGGTGGATGTTTGTGAGAGCGGTTTTTGAGACAGGCCTTGGTTTAACTGGCTACAGGAATTTTGCTCAACACCTGTATGGAAAACCTGGCTTGATAAATTTTCGCGAAGATGCTCCAGAACTAGACTTTGGGGAGACTGTAAAAGAGTCTTGTGACTAGTCTCTGAGTTTGCCACGGAGAAGCTGTGTGGAGGATAAAGTTCAGCAACACCTGTGGACCCAGGCTTACTTAGTTCATGTTGATGTGCTAACGAGGTGCTCGTTAACTCCAAGTTGGCATCATAGGACGACTCTCCCTTAACGAGGGGGATGTCTTTGGAGTCTTCAGACTGCTCTGCGTCACACTGGTCCCTAAACTCAGTGAAGAGGTCATCACTGTCACTCAGAGAGTCATTGCGCTCCTTTGGAAACAACACTCTTCGGAGTTGGTCCTTGTGTTCCTCAGTGTCATCGGGGAACTCAGGAAGAGGTGAAAAGGAAATGTAATCATCTTCAATACAATCAGAAAATCCTTCTTCTTTAATGGCACCTGACATTGAGGATTGGTCCAAGCTATCCGGCTCAAGAGGTGGAGTTGCGTTAACTGCATCTGTTTTAATGTCCATACTGACTGGATTATTGCAAACAGGCTTGTTCGTGTCGATGTCCAGCGTCACTTTAGGTGAAACTTTTGCTTTGGGCAAAGGTTTGCCCCGTTTTTCAGAAGGTGACCAACCTTTCTTCTTTTTGATGTCCCCTAAAGCTGGAGAGCGTAGGAGCAGCAGGGCGTTAGACCTTGAGGTAGTAGAGGACTGGCCAGGCCCAGCTTGTCCAGGGCTGGGAGAGGCACTTCTGTTGTAGGGTGAGGAAGGACTGTCCAAAGTGGCACTGTGTATATTGTTTTGAGTCTTTAGGAAGGGAGAAGAGGTAGTCGTATGATCAGCCAACGTCTCTTCATACAGAACAAACCCGCTGTCGTCACTGACAGCCCTGCTGTGAGCTAGCAGAAAGTGGCTGTACTTCTTGTAGTGGCTGGGAATGGTAGATGAACACTGAACACCGTCTGGGCACTCTGAGGACAAAATACAAATTAACTTCCCAAATGTTATCAATATTTTGAAATATGACCTGACCTGAAATCTGATGAGGTTGCCATTAACATAATGACAAAATCAGATCACAATCAGTAGCCTGCCTACCTTTGCTGTCATGTCCAGGGGTTTCCAGGCATTCTGCGACGTGCCATCGTTGAGACTGCACCACCAATATGGAAAATGGCATCTGACAAACTGGACAGTGTCCTTTTGTTGGGGAGGATTTTTCAGTTTCGGTCACGGTGAGAGGCTTGTCCTCGCATGCTTTGTCCGATGGCAGTGGTTGGGTGGACAGACCAACATtcacttcattcatttgtaTCGAGTCATTTCGAGACTGAGTGTTTGCACTTGTTCTTTTGTTAACACAAGCGCGAGCCTTCGTTGTGGAGgctttcttgtttttgttggtCCTTTGCTCTGTTCCCGACTCGTGTTTTCTCTTCCCCTTCGCCTGTCTACTACCCTTTGCATTTTGACTGTCATTATGTTGTTTTGGCTTCCTCAGAGATTTGTATTCCCATATGTCACTCTCAGAACCGCTTTGTGACATTTGGGTAGTAACACATAGACGTTATGcctttaaaacacaaataatgaTGTTTTGCAGATGAGGCTTGTTTTGGAACATCACTGGGGTAGCTAAATGATCGCATTCTAGGCTACTGAATCTGTCACAACTAGCACCGTCCAGATTGTCAGGTGTCCGCAAGAGAACATGAAGCGAGGAAGACTACATTCAATCGCTGTACATTCTGAatacaaagcaaaaacaaatgaTCATACCACTACTGTAGCCTGCTATGAATCACAGCTTGAATCCTTGTGTAACGTCGTGATTACCGCCAAAGCATTAAAACTATCTACACAAAACGATACGCATCAGCGTTTTCCAAATATTACTACAAGTTTCCCcctaaattattttaaaacctTAGATGTAAGCACTAATTGGGacgtttatttaattttaatagTATACTTTATTCTTTCATAGATTATAACAAAGCATTTTTTCTTAGGTGTTTGGTTAATGAGGAAAGTCCAGGACGAGAATAGAAGTTGATTTTACTCACAGTACTGTGTTGTTGGAAACATGGCGTCTTACAGTAGCCTGACAGCTCTAATTCCAGTTCAAAGCCAATTGGACTACGCCCTGGAAGACGTAACTGCAGACGAAGAGAAGGAAAACCTTGTATATCAGTACTTGAACAAGTTGGACGATAAGGGAGACTtgaaaattcctgatttcgaaCCAGGTGAGTGCTGTAAACGGGCATTGGACTTCATTCCTTGGTGTGGCAAGTGTTGGCTAACTTACTGTTAGGTTTGACACTAGCTGTCGCATTGTTTCATGTAATCTCCATACACAATTTGTAAACGCAAAACAACATAATAGTGCTAGAGTATCTCTTCGAATTAGCGCTACATTCATTTAGCGTTATGTTTGATCCATTTTTGTGACCAACATACTGTGAATAGGAAGTCGGACTGTGTTCTAGCCTTATTTGGTCAAAATTCTCTTCCGGTATTAGCAAGGCTTGTAACGGGGTAATGGCTGAAATATTAATTTGGTAGTATTTTGTCTTTCATTTCAGCTAACGCACAGCTTTAGTTGTAATGGCTTTGCATACAGCAAACACGGTGTTTAACTATAATACTGAATGACATGTTTCTTCTGCTTCAGATTTAGAATGGCTGAACACAGAAGGACCACTGTCTTTGGCCAAGGAGCTTGCTGGAAAAGTTGTGGTGCTCGACTTCTTCACGTACTGCTGCATCAACTGCATGCACATCCTACCCGACCTTCATAAACTGGAGCAACAGCACTCAGTTAAaggtacacaaatacacaaaagttACGCAAAGAGCTCCCACTCCTCACGAGACGCCACCCCCTCTAGTGTCCCTCTGCcccatctgtgtgtgactgaggcaCATTCTGAGCGAGGGATGAATCAagttgcattcattcattcatt encodes:
- the dclre1a gene encoding DNA cross-link repair 1A protein; the protein is MSQSGSESDIWEYKSLRKPKQHNDSQNAKGSRQAKGKRKHESGTEQRTNKNKKASTTKARACVNKRTSANTQSRNDSIQMNEVNVGLSTQPLPSDKACEDKPLTVTETEKSSPTKGHCPVCQMPFSILVVQSQRWHVAECLETPGHDSKECPDGVQCSSTIPSHYKKYSHFLLAHSRAVSDDSGFVLYEETLADHTTTSSPFLKTQNNIHSATLDSPSSPYNRSASPSPGQAGPGQSSTTSRSNALLLLRSPALGDIKKKKGWSPSEKRGKPLPKAKVSPKVTLDIDTNKPVCNNPVSMDIKTDAVNATPPLEPDSLDQSSMSGAIKEEGFSDCIEDDYISFSPLPEFPDDTEEHKDQLRRVLFPKERNDSLSDSDDLFTEFRDQCDAEQSEDSKDIPLVKGESSYDANLELTSTSLAHQHELSKPGSTGVAELYPPHSFSVANSETSHKTLLQSPQSLVLEHLRENLSSQVFHTGVEQNSCSQLNQGLSQKPLSQTSTQLCSTAMAPRKPQSKAGATSSGHKQTDIGVFFGLKPLKDPEIKTAGEGGSDNLSSVQNSQQTSEAPVRNAGRSGWRKKDPEVGPGSTGNGETQHVQTEGGKRQGGWRSWNTRGQGQVRSCPFYKKIPGTPFTVDAFQYGAIEGITAYFLTHFHSDHYMGLNKSSTLPIYCNKITGNLVLSKLKVDGKYVHVLPMNTECTVEGVKVVLLDANHCPGSAMLLFTLPSGQRVLHTGDFRADPSMERYPELQGIRVQTLYLDTTYCSSEYTFPTQQEVITFAANRAFEAVTLNPRTLVVCGTYSVGKEKVFLAVADVLGCKVCLSRDKYNIMCCLESDQIRQSITTDWKAAQVHILPMMQLNFKNLHTHLDKFSDKYDQLVAFKPTGWTFDQCSTLERLQPKTQGNITIYGVPYSEHSSYLEMKRFVQWLRPQKIIPTVNVGSWQSRKAMEHCFSEWDAEVSARL